In Pyrenophora tritici-repentis strain M4 chromosome 6, whole genome shotgun sequence, the DNA window AACGCACTCGGGCTTGTTGGAGCAGTTCCTCAGTGTGGTACTAAGTTTCGACCGTTTTTCTGCCCTAAAACGCCGTTTGGTCACCTCATGGTCGCATAACCTAACCACAGCCCGCCCGCCATGGCACCCGGATCCAAGACTAAGGATCTGGACCGTCCAAATGCTAATATTCGTACCGCATCTGGTTTGGAGAATATACTCCCCGCAAGTTTCATCAATATGCAGAAATGTGCTGGCGATATTCCAAAGGACGCCACATCACAGCCGTCCTCGCGTGCCATGTCGCGAACTCGTCCGTCTGCTACCCCGCTCTCCGGTTCTAGCCTATCGCGGTCCGTATCGTCCATGACAGATAGCTTCATGTTGGATCGTAGACGCTCTCCTTCAACAAAGCCTCTGCAATCTGAACATGATGGCGGGGAGAACTCGGAAGTCCCATCTCCAAAAGCGGGAGATGCGCCCACCGTCATATCAAACTGGGCGCACCTTTCTTACATGAAGACTCAGCGTAATACACTACGTGCCGAACTGAAGGCACACCAGATTGCGGGTGCTGAAGCGAAGCGATCCGTGACATCACTACGTCGTCTTGCCTTTCGCATGGCAGTTAACATATCAGTCAAGGAGAAGCAGATTACGAACACTGCTCGAAACCTTGCTAGGAGTAGAACAAACAGCTATCTCGAGGGTAAAGGTGCGCAGAGGAGGGTGGATGAACTAAAGAGGGCGTTGAAGATTGAGGAGGAACGGAACAAGGAGATTCTAGAGGCATTGGAAAGGGCTTCTATGTTGACCCTTGAGTGTGAGTGTATCGGATCTCGGCCTTAGTTTTGCTGACTGAAATGATAGACTCGACTCCACAAGATGAGCCTCAACACCGACCAGAACACAGCTTCTTCTCACCACCTCCGTCCCCACCGACGCGGTCAAGTGTGCCAGGTAGTCCAATCAGCGAGCCAAGGACCCCAACACGGCCGTCTCCGTCTCCCTGGAACGATGTCGATTTTGAGCTCACTCCTCGCATCGGAAGTGTAGCTGAGATACGTACGTCCGATAGTCGTTTGATACGAGCGAAACGCGAGTCGGATCGGGCGCTTGCCGTATGTCGACGCCGTATCGAACAGCTACAACATGAATGTGAAGAGAGTAGAGAGGATAGCAGATTCCTCGAGATAACTCGGGAGGGGCTAGAGCAGGAGATACGGAATTATCAGTCTCAGATCGCTGTTCTGGAACGCTCAAGGTTTGCCGTGGAAAAGACACTACAGTCCACCAAGTCTCAACTTTTCACAGTGATAGACTCAGAGGACAGATTGATACAGGAGCTGCAAGCCAAGAGCGAAGAGCTTGCTGCCTGGGAGGGAAGGGGTGGTGATATGCAAGGCAGGATTGATGCGTTGCAGAAAGAGAACACCGATCTGGACGAACGCCTCCGCGACCAAAGCGCTCAAATTAGAGAACTTGAGATCCGTACAGCTATCCTAGACGAGAGCTTACAATCATGTCGGAGCAAGCTTGAGGCTGCCGAATGCTACGAGACATCCCTGCAAGAACGACTGACCGAGAAGGAACAAACATGCGAAGGCTTGAAGAAGCGACTTGACCGAGGACGGCAGCACGTCGCTAGTCTGGAGCAGAAGATCACCGGCTATGAAGCCGATGCGGCGGAACATTTGCGGAAGATTGAACTCGATGGACATGACATTTCAGAGCTACGCGAGCAACTACAAAATTCGCAAATCATGAACCAGAACAATGAAAATGCATTGGCAACTTTGAAAGAAGAGATGGAGGTTCTACAAACCAAGTTGCAATCCGAAAGCGATGCACGCGATGCCCTGGCTACCGAGCTCGAGACGATGCGGACTGAGAAGACTGGTGTGGAGGATGAGTTACGTGTCATGACAGAGAGCTGGGACCAAGAAGCAGCAGCCAAAGTGAAGCTCTTGGTTGAACTGGAGGATCTGCGCAAATCGTACGATACTGCCGAAGCTAGTCTTGTACAAGCTCTCGGGCGCATTGAGTCACTGGAAGTAGCCGATGCCACTGCTCAGGCTACAGCAGAAACGCTCCGAGCTGAGAAGTCCAAGCTTGAGGCAGATTTAAGGGACACACAGCAATTACTCTCTAAACTGTACGAGGATGTGCAGACTAGAGACAGTGAGATTGCTGAACTGCAGTCTGCGAAAAAGGACTACGAACAGAGGCTTCAAGACTCAGAGCAGCAGGTTTTGTCTCTCGCAAAGGAGCTGGAGCAAACAAAAACTGTCATGAGGAAAACTGACGAACAGCATGCTGCGGATATGGCAAAGAGCGATGAACATTTGCGTGAACTTGAGTCGTCAATTCTCAATCTCCAATCAGCTTTGGCTACGTCGGAGAAACTGGAGGCGTCTCTACAAGAGGAGCTACGTCTTGTGCGAGACTCCAAGGATTCTGTTGAAAGCGAGCTTGGTGATGCTATGCGATCAAAAGCAGAGCTTCAAGATCGGGTTGACTATGTTCAGTCACAGCTCATATCGACAGCGGGCGAACGCGACGGTCTACAAGCGAATGTTACAAATTTTGAAGAGCAATTGAGGACTAGCGCAGACACCCAAGCCAGTCTTGAAGAGCAACTCGCGGCTATCACTGATGAAGGGGCGTCACTCAGATGTCGCGTGTCAGAGCTTGAAACGGAGCTCGAAGACCATCGTGATGCAAAGTCAAAAGTCGAAGAGGCCTTGTCGATTGCTCAGATGGATGGTGAGGCATCTGGTACAGAACTGGCTGATCTCCACGCTCGGATCGAGGAGTCGGAAGCTGCCACACAAGAAGCCCAGGCAGGTCTCTATCATGCTCTCCGCTCAAAATCAGATCTCGAAAACCAACTTCAGTCCGCACGAAACAAGCTGAAAAAGGTTGAGTCAAAAGCCAGTGATGTGCGCTCACGGCTCTCTACCATTCATGAGGAAATGGTGGAACTGCGACAGTCCAAGGAGAAGGCCGACAAAGACTTGAAGGTTGTTAGTGCTGCTCGCGATGCACTCGACCAGGACTTACAACACTCGCGGTCTCAGCTGCAGGCAATCCAGGCAAAGGTATCTCAGCTCGAAACGAGACTATCGTCCACCGAAGAAGAGCTTGAAGCTATGTGCCGAGCCAAGGCGGCGGTCGAAAAACGTCTGAAAGAGACTCTGGAGGCCACTGCTGAGCTGAACAAAGAGCTGGATACGGCTCGTAAAGAGAACGCTGACATGCGAGACCGACTCGACAGCATGACAACATCTAATGCAAATCTGAAAGAGGATCTTGTCGTGACTCGCTCGCAGCTAGCAGAGATTGATCTAGAGAATACCCATCTCACGTCGAAATTATGCGACGCGGAAGAAGAGCTAGATACTCTCCGCCAACTCAAAGACGATGTCGAAGGGAGGCTTAGTGAAGCGCTAGCAGCATCGACAAATGCAGAGCAGAGTCTGGCGTTGACTCGCGCCCGTCTCGAAGAACTTGAATCACGAGACTCTCGCATGGTTGCAGAGCTGGCTCAAACCAGAGCGGAGATGGATACCCTGGCAAAGACCAAAGTAGAGTTGGAAAGCAAACTTGATGCTGCTGAAAACAACACCGGATCTCTTCAGGCCGATGTTTCCAGCATGCGCTCACGGATGGCCGAACTTGAATCTAACACCGCGACCTTGCTTTCTCAGCTTGCAGCAAGTGGGAAGGAACTAGAAGAGTTGCGATCATCACGCGCTCTTCTTGAAAGCTCTTTTCAAACTGCTTCCGCCCGTAGCGGTTATCTTGAAACTGAACTGCACGCTGCTCAGATGCGGCTTAGTATTGCTGAGGCGGAAAGTCTCGAAGCGATGAACAGGTTCCTCTTAGCCAACAAGGAGCTAGCCTCTCTCCGTGATGAAAACGTAAAGCTCGACACGTCTAGAAAGGAACTGCTAACCCGCCTTGCAACCGCAGAGGAAGAGTTGAATACTGCGCGCGAGAACAATATCCGACTCGGAGCCTTCCTAGAACGTGTGGAGTCAGACATGACTAAGGCTCAGACTGCAGTTGAAGAGACGGAGAAGCGCTATCATGAGTTTGTGCAAAGTGCACAAGCCAAGCTCGAAGCCGCGGAGAGCTCCAAACTACGATTTAAGGACCGGTTGACGGAGCGAAACAACGAGCTTGAGACGTTGATAAACGAAAACTCCGACCTTCACCAACAGATTGGTGACCAGACACGCGAACTGGGTGCGCTTAAGGTGGGCAAGGGAAAGCTGGTGGAGGAGCTATCCAAGAAAGAAAAGTACATCGAGGAACTCGGTTCTTCTGCGGAGAAGCGGCTGAAGTCGATGAACTCTGCGTACAACGGTCTCAGACAGAAGTTTGAGGAACAGCAGAGCCAACAGCGGCGGTTGGATGATGACCATGAGACCGCCCTTCGCCTGGAAGCAGAGCTAGAGAAGAAGATGACTGAGATTGAAGAGATGCATCACAACCAAGAAGAACCCGTCGCCTCCTTTGCCGCGTTAGAGAAAGAAGTAGAAAACCTCAAAAACGACAAGAGGGCTTTCGAGAAGCTAGTCGCGACGCTTTACGAGAAGATGAGACACCTAGACGTCCTAGACGAATGGACCGAGCAAGGCGAAACCAATCGCGCTGGCTCACAACGCCACATCACCATCCAAGATGAACCATACGACACTGCTCCGTCAAGCCCCATGTCAGCTCATACGCGGAGTTCTATAGGGTTGGGATTACATATCAGCGGGCAACACGATAGACCTGTGACACGTGCTAGTACCATATCACACCACGACGAAGACGATGCATGGACCAGACAGATAGAAGAAGCGCGCATGCAAAGGAACGAAGCAGCCCTCCTCCTCAGCGGCATGAAGAAATTCCGCGACAACCTCAAAAAGACCCTGCGAGACACCGACGCTCATCTCCATCGTCTAGAAAAAGATATCAAAGCGTAAGTCGCCCCCCCTTTCCTTATGACACAAACTTGAACTAACACACACACCCCCACAGCAAACACACCCCCAACCTCCTC includes these proteins:
- a CDS encoding Myosin-tail-1 multi-domain protein, with protein sequence MAPGSKTKDLDRPNANIRTASGLENILPASFINMQKCAGDIPKDATSQPSSRAMSRTRPSATPLSGSSLSRSVSSMTDSFMLDRRRSPSTKPLQSEHDGGENSEVPSPKAGDAPTVISNWAHLSYMKTQRNTLRAELKAHQIAGAEAKRSVTSLRRLAFRMAVNISVKEKQITNTARNLARSRTNSYLEGKGAQRRVDELKRALKIEEERNKEILEALERASMLTLEYSTPQDEPQHRPEHSFFSPPPSPPTRSSVPGSPISEPRTPTRPSPSPWNDVDFELTPRIGSVAEIRTSDSRLIRAKRESDRALAVCRRRIEQLQHECEESREDSRFLEITREGLEQEIRNYQSQIAVLERSRFAVEKTLQSTKSQLFTVIDSEDRLIQELQAKSEELAAWEGRGGDMQGRIDALQKENTDLDERLRDQSAQIRELEIRTAILDESLQSCRSKLEAAECYETSLQERLTEKEQTCEGLKKRLDRGRQHVASLEQKITGYEADAAEHLRKIELDGHDISELREQLQNSQIMNQNNENALATLKEEMEVLQTKLQSESDARDALATELETMRTEKTGVEDELRVMTESWDQEAAAKVKLLVELEDLRKSYDTAEASLVQALGRIESLEVADATAQATAETLRAEKSKLEADLRDTQQLLSKLYEDVQTRDSEIAELQSAKKDYEQRLQDSEQQVLSLAKELEQTKTVMRKTDEQHAADMAKSDEHLRELESSILNLQSALATSEKLEASLQEELRLVRDSKDSVESELGDAMRSKAELQDRVDYVQSQLISTAGERDGLQANVTNFEEQLRTSADTQASLEEQLAAITDEGASLRCRVSELETELEDHRDAKSKVEEALSIAQMDGEASGTELADLHARIEESEAATQEAQAGLYHALRSKSDLENQLQSARNKLKKVESKASDVRSRLSTIHEEMVELRQSKEKADKDLKVVSAARDALDQDLQHSRSQLQAIQAKVSQLETRLSSTEEELEAMCRAKAAVEKRLKETLEATAELNKELDTARKENADMRDRLDSMTTSNANLKEDLVVTRSQLAEIDLENTHLTSKLCDAEEELDTLRQLKDDVEGRLSEALAASTNAEQSLALTRARLEELESRDSRMVAELAQTRAEMDTLAKTKVELESKLDAAENNTGSLQADVSSMRSRMAELESNTATLLSQLAASGKELEELRSSRALLESSFQTASARSGYLETELHAAQMRLSIAEAESLEAMNRFLLANKELASLRDENVKLDTSRKELLTRLATAEEELNTARENNIRLGAFLERVESDMTKAQTAVEETEKRYHEFVQSAQAKLEAAESSKLRFKDRLTERNNELETLINENSDLHQQIGDQTRELGALKVGKGKLVEELSKKEKYIEELGSSAEKRLKSMNSAYNGLRQKFEEQQSQQRRLDDDHETALRLEAELEKKMTEIEEMHHNQEEPVASFAALEKEVENLKNDKRAFEKLVATLYEKMRHLDVLDEWTEQGETNRAGSQRHITIQDEPYDTAPSSPMSAHTRSSIGLGLHISGQHDRPVTRASTISHHDEDDAWTRQIEEARMQRNEAALLLSGMKKFRDNLKKTLRDTDAHLHRLEKDIKA